In Coturnix japonica isolate 7356 chromosome 4 unlocalized genomic scaffold, Coturnix japonica 2.1 chr4random350, whole genome shotgun sequence, one DNA window encodes the following:
- the LOC107306860 gene encoding probable N-acetyltransferase camello — MAGFRIRPYRDDDSEAARDVFATAMSEYAPSLCLHVLRQPWVLLLLGCTFCLLMASARSLLLPVLALTLLLALGRQLLGCAWSAYIERCLGADLSDIRGSYTDGGFWVAEADGRVVGTVGVMPAGEGGLLVLKRMAVRKDYRGRGVAKALCRAVLDFARRRPGCAAVVLNTIMLQHDARALYERLGFRRQRRFVLPTVYGRVANCTVTTYRYELQ, encoded by the coding sequence ATGGCGGGGTTCCGGATCCGTCCGTACCGTGACGATGACTCCGAGGCGGCCCGCGATGTCTTTGCCACGGCCATGAGCGAATACGCCCCGTCTCTGTGCCTGCACGTCCTGCGGcagccctgggtgctgctgctgctgggctgcaccTTCTGCCTTCTAATGGCCAGCGCCCGCTCGCTGCTGCTGCCCGTGTTGGCGTTAACGCTGCTGCTGGCGCTGGGCcggcagctgctgggctgcgCGTGGAGCGCGTACATCGAGCGCTGCCTCGGGGCCGACCTGAGCGATATCCGGGGGTCGTACACAGACGGGGGGTTCTGGGTGGCGGAGGCGGACGGGAGGGTGGTGGGCACGGTGGGCGTGATGCcggcgggggagggggggctgcTGGTGTTGAAGCGGATGGCGGTGCGCAAGGATTATCGAGGCCGGGGGGTCGCCAAGGCGCTGTGTCGGGCGGTGCTGGACTTTGCGAGGCGGCGGCCCGGCTGTGCGGCCGTGGTGCTCAACACCATCATGCTGCAGCACGACGCACGAGCCCTGTACGAGCGGCTGGGATTCCGCCGGCAGCGCCGCTTCGTGCTGCCCACCGTGTACGGCCGCGTGGCCAACTGCACCGTCACCACGTACCGCTACGAGCTGCAGTGA
- the LOC107306853 gene encoding N-acetyltransferase 8-like: protein MAPYRIRLYRDEDYDAVRSLFARGIMEHAPAMYRHVLCLTRVQLGLLSLFWAVCAMAGSWLLALAAVVLVLAAMWPVIHSFSKSFVTEALVADLQDIDSYYMRAPDSCFWVVEAGGAVVAMVGAAPTQDLERPGPAMELKRLSVSREHRGHGISRALCGEVLRFARARGYGAVVLYTSTVQLVAQRLYESQGFRKVLERSPSLFSRLICFHLIHYRLQLPSHP from the coding sequence ATGGCTCCCTATCGCATCCGGCTGTACCGTGATGAGGACTACGATGCCGTGCGCTCCCTGTTTGCCCGTGGCATCATGGAGCACGCCCCGGCCATGTACCGCCACGTGCTGTGTTTGACACgggtgcagctggggctgctgtccctgttctgggctgtgtgtgccatggctggcagctggctgctggcatTAGCTGCCgtggtgctggtgctggcagcCATGTGGCCCGTGATTCACTCCTTCAGCAAGTCCTTCGTGACCGAGGCGCTGGTCGCTGATCTGCAGGACATTGACAGTTATTACATGCGGGCGCCCGACTCCTGCTTCTGGGTGGTGGAGGCCGGGGGGGCGGTGGTGGCCATGGTGGGCGCAGCCCCGACGCAGGACCTggagcggcccggcccggccatGGAGCTCAAGAGGCTGTCGGTGAGCAGGGAGCACCGCGGTCACGGCATCTCCAGGGCGCTGTGCGGGGAGGTGCTGCGCTTCGCCCGGGCGCGGGGCTACGGGGCCGTGGTGCTGTACACCTCCACGGTGCAGCTGGTGGCACAGCGGCTGTACGAGAGCCAGGGCTTCAGGAAGGTGCTTGAACGCAGCCCGTCCCTGTTCTCCAGACTGATCTGCTTCCATCTCATCCATTACCGCCTCCAGCTGCCCAGCCACCCGTAG
- the LOC107306852 gene encoding N-acetyltransferase family 8 member 7-like, with the protein MAPYRIRLYRDEDYDAVRSLFARGIIEHAPAIYRHMLRSTRVQLGLLALFSVVRAMAGSWLLALAAVALVLAATWPVMRSFSTSYVQEALITDLCDIDSSYMRAPDSCFWVVEAGGEVVGMVAVAPPQDPAQRGVALELKRMSVSKDYRGHGISKALCREVLRFAQARGYGAVMLYTSIVQVVAQRLYESQGFRKVGASSPSLFASMVSFQIFQYRCELRGRL; encoded by the coding sequence ATGGCTCCCTACCGCATCCGGCTGTACCGCGACGAGGACTACGATGCCGTGCGCTCCCTGTTTGCCCGTGGCATCATCGAGCACGCCCCGGCCATCTACCGCCACATGCTGCGCTCGACGCgggtgcagctggggctgctggcccTGTTCTCAGTCGTGCGTGCCATGGctggcagctggctgctggcctTAGCTGCCGTGGCGCTGGTGCTGGCGGCCACGTGGCCCGTGATGCGCTCCTTCAGCACGTCGTATGTTCAGGAGGCGCTGATCACCGACCTCTGCGACATCGACAGCTCCTACATGCGGGCGCCCGACTCCTGCTTCTGGGTGGTGGAGGCCGgcggggaggtggtggggatggTGGCTGTGGCTCCTCCGCAGGACCCGGCGCAGCGCGGTGTGGCCCTGGAGCTGAAGCGGATGTCGGTCAGCAAGGATTACCGCGGTCACGGCATCTCCAAGGCGCTGTGCAGGGAGGTGCTGCGCTTCGCCCAGGCGCGGGGCTACGGGGCCGTGATGCTGTACACCTCCATAGTGCAGGTGGTGGCCCAGCGGCTGTATGAAAGCCAGGGCTTCAGGAAGGTGGGTGCCAGCAGCCCCTCGCTGTTTGCCAGCATGGTCTCCTTCCAGATCTTCCAGTACCGCTGTGAGCTGCGCGGCCGCCTGTAG